Proteins encoded within one genomic window of Mesotoga infera:
- a CDS encoding N-acetyltransferase encodes MFKGRLVYLREYRKSDIALAHKYINDYEVRRMLVPGIPFPLRLEEEEKWYDSQSAFKDTYSFAVSKIEHDEYIGGCGINEVDWKNRVATVGIFLGVQFWNEGFGTDAMKTLLIFIFDQMNINKAKLNVYSFNKRAIKSYTKCGFQTEGTLRQEIFRDGAFHDEIVMGILRSELIRED; translated from the coding sequence TTGCTCTTGCTCACAAGTACATAAACGATTACGAAGTCAGGAGGATGCTGGTTCCTGGGATTCCCTTTCCTCTCAGACTGGAAGAGGAAGAGAAGTGGTATGATTCTCAGAGTGCCTTCAAGGATACGTATAGCTTCGCAGTTTCGAAGATTGAACATGATGAATACATTGGAGGATGCGGCATAAACGAGGTTGACTGGAAGAATAGGGTGGCAACGGTTGGAATCTTTCTAGGAGTGCAGTTCTGGAACGAAGGATTTGGAACGGATGCAATGAAAACGCTTCTGATATTCATCTTTGACCAAATGAATATAAACAAGGCGAAGCTAAACGTCTATTCGTTTAACAAACGCGCGATCAAGTCATATACGAAGTGCGGCTTTCAGACAGAGGGAACGTTGAGGCAGGAGATCTTCAGAGACGGAGCATTTCACGATGAAATAGTCATGGGGATTCTCAGGTCAGAGCTTATTAGGGAAGACTAG
- a CDS encoding Nif3-like dinuclear metal center hexameric protein, which yields MRPFELEGFLDSVLEPEKFDDYCHNGIQIEGDRDIKKLVTGVSFSHAFVEKALNSSADAILVHHGIFGKTFFRLTGHLKRRVERVLLNGVTLLGYHLPLDANIPYGNNYAIAQKLGLESLEKFDVGLIGRTPMETTVSEFTHSLSQLFPNQKIFLHKNSEVVQKVCIISGGSSSMLDKLEGIADTFISGEVREPTRELSKEMGINYFCVGHYASERFGVMNLGKLVKERFSLDVEFIEYYNEL from the coding sequence GTGAGACCATTTGAGCTTGAAGGCTTTCTAGATTCTGTTCTTGAACCGGAAAAGTTTGACGACTATTGCCACAATGGTATTCAGATCGAAGGAGATAGAGATATAAAGAAACTCGTTACAGGGGTCTCCTTCAGCCACGCCTTCGTAGAAAAGGCCCTAAACTCGAGTGCTGATGCAATACTAGTGCACCATGGAATCTTCGGAAAGACCTTCTTCAGACTCACAGGTCACCTGAAAAGAAGAGTCGAACGCGTATTGCTAAATGGTGTCACGCTTCTCGGTTACCACCTGCCCCTGGACGCAAACATACCATATGGAAACAACTACGCAATTGCTCAGAAGCTAGGTCTTGAGAGTCTAGAGAAATTTGACGTAGGTTTAATAGGCAGAACTCCTATGGAAACTACTGTGTCCGAGTTCACACACTCTCTTTCTCAGCTTTTTCCTAATCAGAAGATATTCCTTCACAAGAACTCTGAAGTCGTTCAGAAAGTATGTATAATATCTGGAGGCTCCTCGTCAATGCTGGATAAGCTTGAAGGAATCGCCGACACATTCATATCAGGCGAAGTACGAGAACCTACAAGGGAACTATCTAAAGAGATGGGTATCAATTACTTCTGCGTGGGGCATTACGCCAGCGAGCGGTTTGGTGTAATGAACCTCGGGAAACTAGTAAAAGAAAGGTTCTCGCTTGATGTAGAATTCATCGAGTATTACAATGAACTCTAG
- a CDS encoding MATE family efflux transporter: protein MAYSLLKSYLNVEEAKEIRKSLLVMALPAIGENVLQMLLGISDTAFLGHYDWRIMTAVGTANQVVFIFQAVLVAISTGSMVLISNSYGAGNRQRVNLIAWHAIYLSATTGLALSFGSLFSENLLSLLFPSSDSFMQLNGSDYLRIIMAGFPAMSIMIVLGATLRGSGDTRSPLIVALVANVLNVFLDYAMIFGKLGFPEMGAFGAALATVLSRVVGSVIIIVLLFRNRRISMSRKPQRFSKWLFKEIFILGLPASIENFGFSLGVLVFANILFIAGPEAYAAHRIGIQVESLSFMPAWGMGVAITALVGIYNGGRQRRMSIGVVRQGWFIALAISSAIGFAITLFPDLFISLFTNESSLIEEGRLPVRIIGLFQVVMGTDYAVTGALRGMGDTSFPMKSSLVAMWFLRLPIGYLLVRYFNLGLFGAWIGMMADMAFRTTLKFIRFYSGRWESTADSIQARSN, encoded by the coding sequence ATGGCTTACAGTCTTCTAAAATCCTATCTCAATGTAGAGGAAGCTAAGGAGATCAGGAAGTCACTTCTTGTGATGGCACTTCCCGCCATAGGTGAAAACGTTCTTCAAATGCTGCTAGGTATATCAGACACCGCTTTTCTTGGTCATTATGACTGGAGAATAATGACAGCGGTTGGTACTGCCAATCAAGTAGTTTTCATTTTTCAGGCAGTTCTAGTAGCGATTTCGACAGGGTCGATGGTCTTGATTTCGAATAGCTATGGAGCTGGCAATCGTCAGAGAGTTAATCTCATAGCCTGGCACGCAATCTATCTGAGTGCGACCACCGGTCTTGCTCTTTCGTTTGGCTCTCTCTTTTCTGAGAACCTACTTTCACTGCTCTTTCCCTCAAGCGATTCCTTTATGCAATTGAACGGCAGCGACTATCTAAGAATAATCATGGCCGGTTTTCCAGCAATGAGCATAATGATTGTGCTCGGGGCCACACTGAGAGGATCCGGCGATACTAGATCACCGCTTATTGTCGCTCTTGTTGCAAACGTCTTGAACGTCTTTCTTGATTATGCAATGATTTTTGGCAAACTCGGTTTCCCTGAGATGGGAGCCTTTGGCGCGGCACTTGCAACAGTATTATCGAGAGTCGTTGGTTCAGTGATAATTATTGTTCTGCTGTTTCGAAATCGAAGAATATCAATGTCAAGGAAACCTCAGAGATTCTCTAAATGGTTATTCAAGGAGATTTTTATTCTCGGTCTTCCGGCTTCCATTGAGAACTTTGGATTCTCCCTTGGAGTTCTTGTCTTTGCAAATATTCTCTTCATTGCTGGTCCAGAGGCATATGCCGCCCACAGAATTGGTATTCAGGTAGAGTCTCTCTCCTTCATGCCTGCTTGGGGTATGGGTGTGGCAATAACTGCCTTAGTCGGAATCTACAATGGCGGCAGACAAAGAAGAATGTCAATAGGTGTGGTCAGGCAGGGCTGGTTCATCGCCCTGGCAATCTCCTCTGCGATTGGATTTGCTATTACGTTGTTCCCGGACCTTTTCATCTCTCTTTTCACAAATGAGTCGTCCCTAATTGAAGAGGGACGACTACCTGTGAGAATTATCGGACTCTTTCAAGTAGTGATGGGTACAGATTACGCGGTTACCGGGGCGTTGAGAGGTATGGGCGACACTTCTTTCCCAATGAAGTCTTCCCTAGTCGCAATGTGGTTCTTGAGACTTCCTATTGGTTACTTGCTCGTGAGATATTTCAATCTCGGCCTATTTGGTGCTTGGATTGGAATGATGGCCGACATGGCCTTCAGGACAACACTGAAATTCATCAGATTCTACTCGGGAAGATGGGAGAGTACCGCAGATTCGATCCAGGCAAGATCAAACTGA
- a CDS encoding 3-oxoacid CoA-transferase subunit A, with translation MRVVGIDEAVSAVDDNSSVMIGGFLGCGSPDNIIQGVVERKTRGLTVIANDTSFPDRGVGKLIVGKCAAKVIVSHIGTNPETQRQMIEGELDVELVPQGTLAERIRAGGVGLGGILTPTGVGTVVQEGKRIIAIGGKDYLMELPLRAEFALVKAKKADYFGNLVFSLTARNFNPLIVLACNTVIVEVEEIVPVGSLTPDEIHIPGVLVDCVCVGSVVG, from the coding sequence TTGAGAGTGGTAGGAATTGACGAGGCCGTATCAGCGGTAGATGACAACTCTTCTGTAATGATAGGAGGATTTTTGGGCTGTGGTTCCCCAGACAATATCATTCAAGGAGTCGTCGAGAGGAAAACTCGGGGTTTGACTGTGATAGCTAATGACACTTCCTTCCCAGACAGAGGAGTAGGAAAGTTAATTGTGGGCAAGTGCGCGGCAAAAGTGATTGTCTCTCATATCGGTACAAATCCGGAGACGCAACGCCAGATGATTGAGGGAGAGCTGGATGTGGAACTTGTTCCTCAGGGCACTCTCGCGGAGAGAATTAGGGCCGGAGGCGTTGGTCTGGGCGGGATTTTGACCCCCACTGGAGTTGGAACTGTAGTTCAAGAAGGAAAGAGAATTATCGCAATCGGTGGGAAAGATTATCTAATGGAACTACCGCTCAGAGCTGAGTTTGCTCTCGTGAAAGCCAAGAAAGCCGATTACTTTGGCAATCTGGTCTTCTCTTTGACTGCAAGGAACTTCAATCCACTAATTGTCCTTGCGTGCAACACAGTAATTGTGGAAGTGGAAGAGATTGTGCCTGTCGGTTCACTCACTCCAGATGAGATTCATATTCCCGGTGTTCTCGTTGATTGTGTTTGCGTGGGGAGTGTCGTCGGATGA
- a CDS encoding CoA transferase subunit B, whose amino-acid sequence MMDVKELIARRIAAELQDGDLVNLGIGIPTLVSNYIPAGVRIYFQSENGIIGMGPAPEKGMENRDLTNAGGQCITALPGSATFDSAMSFSIIRGGHLDITVLGGLQVDERGILANWMVPGKMVPGMGGAMDLVTGAKRVIVAMTHTSKGSPKIVRECSLPITSNRPVDLIVTEIAVIQPTKAGLLLREKSREVTVEEIMKLTEARLIVSDNLKDMLD is encoded by the coding sequence ATGATGGACGTAAAAGAACTGATCGCCAGAAGGATCGCAGCTGAACTACAGGATGGAGATTTGGTGAATCTGGGAATCGGCATACCCACTCTCGTTTCGAACTACATACCGGCAGGCGTAAGAATATACTTTCAGTCAGAGAACGGTATTATTGGAATGGGACCAGCTCCGGAAAAAGGTATGGAGAATAGAGACCTCACCAATGCGGGCGGTCAATGTATTACGGCTCTGCCAGGTTCTGCAACCTTCGACAGCGCAATGTCGTTTTCGATTATCAGGGGCGGACATCTTGACATAACAGTCTTAGGGGGTCTTCAAGTTGACGAGAGAGGGATTCTTGCTAATTGGATGGTGCCAGGCAAGATGGTGCCCGGAATGGGAGGCGCCATGGATCTGGTAACTGGAGCCAAGCGTGTGATAGTTGCAATGACCCACACATCGAAGGGAAGTCCGAAGATAGTCAGGGAGTGCTCACTTCCTATCACTTCAAACAGACCAGTCGATCTGATAGTGACAGAAATTGCTGTCATTCAGCCAACTAAGGCAGGACTGCTTCTCAGAGAAAAATCTAGAGAAGTCACTGTTGAAGAGATTATGAAGCTGACAGAAGCGCGTTTGATAGTCAGCGATAATCTCAAGGACATGCTTGATTGA
- a CDS encoding TRAP transporter large permease subunit, translating into MYLETTIVAIVMVATFAIASWKLKSPEISMVITAIVGALVGGFGFPSRLLVEGMFTYFDVGLVFLTASVFINIYSETGAMNALVRWIVRRFYDRKWFMLVLLGILLIIPGALTGAGSVSIFVVGGLVASVMNYMGFSKKRVAAFIYLFAMLAAVAPPINLWAMLMAAQANMPYVGFNVVLLVPIVIIALFTILYTGFSKTPSRKSKEEILKELPEPPAGMNWGKILLPFAALIVIILLMQYAAFNIPVIGLPLTFLICAFVAVMMDRDRLKIRRWYGVMVKTVDQVFPLLATVISVGVLVNIMTATGVKGLLAITFITLPMAFIYITALVFAPFAQGSLSYGSAIILGTPIIFLFNSMGLNVTVTAAALSFLFPLGDCLPPSRIVGRLTVETVGYEGSYMSFLKAIAIPWLFMGAVGLLMLIFPNQLDFLVVY; encoded by the coding sequence ATGTATCTTGAAACGACAATAGTGGCAATTGTTATGGTTGCAACCTTTGCAATAGCGAGCTGGAAGCTAAAGTCGCCTGAAATCTCGATGGTAATTACAGCCATAGTGGGCGCACTTGTAGGTGGTTTCGGTTTCCCCTCCAGACTACTTGTAGAGGGCATGTTTACTTATTTTGACGTTGGTCTCGTATTCTTGACAGCCTCGGTCTTCATAAACATCTATTCCGAGACAGGAGCCATGAACGCTCTCGTTCGCTGGATAGTGAGAAGATTCTACGACAGAAAGTGGTTCATGCTGGTCCTTCTTGGAATACTGTTGATTATTCCGGGTGCATTGACTGGAGCAGGCAGTGTGTCCATATTTGTGGTTGGCGGTTTGGTTGCCTCCGTAATGAACTATATGGGGTTCTCCAAGAAGAGAGTCGCTGCTTTCATTTACCTGTTCGCCATGCTTGCCGCAGTTGCTCCGCCGATAAATCTGTGGGCGATGCTGATGGCCGCTCAGGCGAACATGCCTTATGTTGGTTTTAATGTAGTTCTGCTTGTGCCTATAGTAATAATTGCTTTGTTTACTATTCTCTACACTGGATTCAGCAAGACACCTTCAAGGAAATCAAAGGAAGAGATACTTAAGGAGCTTCCGGAGCCGCCGGCAGGGATGAATTGGGGCAAGATTCTTCTCCCGTTTGCTGCTCTAATTGTGATAATACTCCTGATGCAATACGCTGCGTTCAATATACCTGTTATCGGTCTGCCACTTACTTTCCTAATCTGTGCCTTCGTTGCAGTCATGATGGATCGCGATCGCTTGAAGATCCGGAGATGGTATGGAGTTATGGTTAAGACCGTCGATCAGGTTTTCCCGCTTCTTGCTACTGTAATTAGCGTAGGAGTGCTTGTGAATATAATGACGGCTACGGGAGTGAAAGGTCTTCTGGCAATAACTTTCATTACTCTTCCGATGGCATTCATCTATATCACGGCTTTGGTTTTCGCTCCGTTTGCTCAAGGATCCCTAAGTTATGGAAGCGCGATTATTCTTGGTACGCCAATAATATTCCTTTTCAACTCGATGGGACTGAATGTCACTGTGACTGCTGCTGCGCTCAGTTTTCTATTCCCGCTTGGCGACTGCCTGCCGCCTTCTCGAATCGTCGGAAGGCTTACGGTTGAAACGGTGGGTTACGAAGGGAGCTATATGTCTTTTCTGAAAGCAATAGCAATTCCATGGCTGTTCATGGGTGCAGTTGGCCTCTTGATGCTAATCTTCCCAAACCAGCTAGATTTCCTTGTGGTTTATTGA
- a CDS encoding deacylase — protein sequence MKNSISLKILFLVLAGILGILGGVEFWELRHYKETVVVSEDFTEKIMLSEYLPSLQGTWGDTPIYIYDSGVPGGSMLILGGTHPYEPITTVAAYVIMENIDVQSGKVYIIPHANMSASTLGMLGNAYPKYFSVETPWGEQKYRIGDRGTNPLDQWPDPFTYVHYPSGQNLAYQDIRNLNRTFPGRENGTLTERISFAIMELIRNENIDIFFDYHEASLMYPVVSTYVAHDDSMDIGMMAAMMLSATQFPMKIEASPKNLRGLTHREVGDFSDTLALLMETPEPFIDRVVGKMTEDLMVEGIDEFLQTAAEKGLLYCDYDIKEGFQDALGNTIIGAPLDYRVGRHLSGTLEAINWLNQFFPEKAMSVSFPGYAEIMENGTGKYLHDPSKADPSRVFQN from the coding sequence ATGAAGAATTCAATCAGTCTAAAAATTCTCTTTCTTGTCCTCGCAGGTATTCTAGGAATTCTCGGTGGAGTTGAGTTCTGGGAACTTCGCCATTACAAAGAGACAGTGGTCGTCTCTGAAGACTTCACCGAGAAGATAATGTTGAGTGAGTACCTTCCAAGCCTGCAAGGGACCTGGGGTGATACTCCAATATACATATATGATTCAGGAGTTCCTGGAGGTTCAATGCTTATTCTTGGGGGAACCCATCCTTATGAACCTATTACCACGGTTGCTGCTTACGTGATAATGGAGAATATTGATGTTCAAAGCGGAAAGGTCTACATCATTCCCCATGCAAACATGAGTGCGTCGACCCTTGGAATGCTCGGCAATGCTTATCCCAAGTACTTCTCGGTTGAGACACCTTGGGGAGAGCAGAAATACAGAATTGGAGACAGAGGTACCAATCCACTTGATCAGTGGCCCGATCCATTCACATATGTCCACTATCCATCTGGTCAAAATCTTGCATATCAGGACATAAGAAACCTTAACAGAACTTTCCCCGGTCGAGAAAACGGCACTCTCACTGAAAGGATCTCGTTCGCAATTATGGAACTAATTAGAAACGAGAATATCGACATCTTCTTTGATTATCATGAAGCATCCCTGATGTACCCGGTTGTTAGCACTTACGTTGCGCACGACGATTCAATGGACATCGGAATGATGGCGGCGATGATGCTTAGCGCAACACAGTTTCCCATGAAGATTGAAGCTTCTCCAAAGAATCTGAGGGGATTAACACACAGGGAAGTTGGAGATTTCAGCGACACTCTTGCTCTGCTAATGGAGACACCTGAGCCCTTTATCGACAGAGTAGTTGGAAAGATGACAGAAGACCTCATGGTTGAAGGTATCGATGAGTTCCTTCAGACTGCAGCTGAGAAGGGTCTTCTTTACTGTGACTACGACATCAAAGAAGGATTTCAGGATGCACTGGGAAACACAATTATCGGAGCTCCTCTCGACTACAGAGTTGGGAGGCATCTGTCTGGAACTCTAGAGGCCATCAACTGGCTAAATCAGTTCTTCCCGGAGAAGGCAATGAGTGTTTCGTTCCCTGGATACGCCGAAATCATGGAAAACGGAACCGGGAAATATCTTCACGATCCAAGCAAAGCAGATCCATCCAGAGTCTTCCAGAACTGA
- a CDS encoding peptidase C69, producing MKLKLKAFLVLAILLVFLSSTALTCTILAVGKDASVDGSTIVTHNDDSSSADFRLWIIPAMDWPEGSMRDIVIDSHNYIDYGDYPLVDVGDRGVVVGQIPQVEHTYQYFHSRYSFINEMGVAMGESTAGGRRELREARGWIDCWTAQDIALERASTAREAVRIMGDLVEQYGWYGSGEIINVTDGNEVWIAEFYGRDLWVALRMPDDCVFVGANTMRIRDVDFEDTENVMYSPNLITYAIEQGWYDPNSGEPFRPADVYAPRSSGNIREWRAFSLMAPSMGYEYLDVHYPLWIKPDKKLSVWDIFTISGDWYEGTEFDLTKGIGAGPFGDPSASYRVGGRQRPIGIYLSCYVQISQIKNWLPPEIGSVVWFGYGGGGTQYHTPLWPAMAELPEFYEVGSRYEDFRRDSGWWTSTYVQEMTRLRFKDAIVDLGSFRDPKMQAVYQTVPKIQEFAAELYETDKDAALAIISDYAYNTAVAWQADWLKFGDYLVGNYCADRINFGTGLPKEWGEVLDSLNNQDS from the coding sequence ATGAAATTGAAGCTGAAAGCGTTCCTAGTACTTGCGATCTTACTGGTTTTCTTGAGTAGTACCGCCCTTACCTGTACCATACTTGCTGTTGGTAAGGATGCATCAGTGGATGGTTCGACAATTGTTACCCACAACGACGATTCCAGTTCAGCCGACTTCAGGCTCTGGATAATTCCGGCTATGGACTGGCCGGAAGGTTCGATGAGAGATATCGTGATCGACTCCCATAACTACATCGATTACGGTGACTATCCCTTAGTCGATGTCGGTGACAGGGGAGTAGTCGTTGGACAGATACCTCAGGTGGAGCATACGTATCAGTATTTCCACTCCAGGTACTCTTTTATCAACGAGATGGGAGTTGCAATGGGTGAGTCCACTGCAGGAGGCAGAAGGGAACTGAGAGAGGCCAGAGGCTGGATCGACTGCTGGACGGCTCAGGATATTGCTCTAGAGAGAGCCTCTACGGCAAGAGAAGCGGTCAGGATCATGGGGGATCTTGTTGAGCAGTACGGCTGGTACGGTTCTGGCGAAATCATCAACGTGACTGACGGAAACGAAGTCTGGATAGCCGAGTTCTATGGACGCGATCTCTGGGTTGCCTTAAGGATGCCGGACGACTGTGTCTTCGTCGGCGCAAACACGATGAGAATTCGAGACGTTGATTTTGAAGACACTGAAAATGTGATGTACTCTCCGAATCTTATTACTTATGCAATTGAACAGGGATGGTACGATCCAAATTCCGGAGAACCCTTCAGACCTGCAGATGTGTACGCCCCAAGGAGCAGCGGAAATATTCGCGAATGGAGAGCATTCAGCTTGATGGCTCCATCCATGGGGTACGAGTATCTTGATGTCCACTATCCTCTCTGGATAAAACCCGATAAGAAACTTTCCGTTTGGGACATTTTCACAATTTCTGGAGATTGGTACGAAGGAACTGAATTCGATCTGACCAAAGGAATTGGCGCAGGGCCATTTGGCGATCCATCTGCAAGTTACAGAGTTGGAGGAAGACAGAGACCTATAGGTATTTACTTGAGTTGTTACGTCCAGATTAGTCAAATCAAGAACTGGCTGCCACCTGAAATCGGATCCGTAGTATGGTTCGGCTACGGTGGAGGCGGGACACAGTACCATACTCCTCTTTGGCCGGCAATGGCAGAGCTTCCAGAGTTCTATGAGGTTGGCTCTAGGTATGAAGACTTTAGAAGAGATTCTGGCTGGTGGACAAGTACATATGTTCAGGAAATGACCAGGCTAAGATTCAAAGATGCTATCGTCGATCTAGGAAGCTTCAGGGATCCGAAGATGCAGGCCGTGTATCAGACGGTGCCGAAGATTCAAGAATTCGCCGCAGAATTATACGAGACCGATAAGGATGCCGCGCTTGCAATCATAAGTGATTATGCTTACAACACTGCAGTTGCGTGGCAGGCTGACTGGCTGAAGTTCGGAGATTATTTGGTGGGCAATTACTGCGCTGACAGAATCAATTTCGGTACAGGTTTGCCTAAAGAGTGGGGAGAAGTCCTGGACTCCTTGAATAACCAGGATTCTTAA
- a CDS encoding peptidase C69: MKKALIVLIVTLITLGSAAVACTILGVGKDAMINGSTIITHNDDSTSADFRLWIIPAMDWPEGSMRDIVLDSHNYIDYGNYPEVNIGTRGTLIGQIPQVPHTYQYFHSRYSFMNEMGVAVSESTFGIDTSTDYGKEVRQVLWTDSKGIIDCWTAQDIALERAATAREAVRVMGDLVEQYGWSTVGGGGETMTVADGEECWIVEFYGRDIWVGVRIPSDHFTVAANRARIMEVDFEDTDNVMASPNIVSFAVEQGWYDPDSGKPFNVAEIYAPNDNLYATRREWRAFDIVAPSLGLSPHDLRFPLSVKPDELLTVHDIFVIKGDYYQGTDYDLTVGLAAGPWGDPLRYANTSRTGTWERSINMHRTCYVHIGETNSAYAEPFKGIAWYGYGAPDTTYIVPLWPIMRELPKFYETGSRYEEFRRDSGWWVNSYVQQMAELHYNLAIEDIRNYRDPKLEVLYKVTPEVQKIATDMYETDPEGAIDLISNYAFMNAVAWHEEWKLLGDRLLGNYALGYVNFRSSPYPDWWNEAIGYGFPER; this comes from the coding sequence ATGAAGAAAGCATTAATAGTCCTGATTGTGACACTTATTACCTTGGGAAGCGCCGCTGTGGCGTGTACAATCCTTGGCGTTGGCAAGGATGCAATGATCAATGGTTCAACTATCATTACACACAACGATGACTCAACCAGTGCCGATTTTCGTCTGTGGATTATCCCCGCGATGGATTGGCCGGAAGGCTCCATGAGAGATATCGTTCTTGATTCTCACAACTATATCGATTATGGCAATTACCCGGAAGTCAATATCGGTACAAGGGGTACTCTTATAGGCCAGATTCCTCAGGTCCCCCACACGTACCAGTACTTCCACTCAAGATACTCCTTCATGAACGAAATGGGAGTTGCAGTTAGTGAGTCGACATTTGGTATCGACACTAGCACAGATTACGGCAAGGAAGTAAGACAGGTTCTCTGGACGGACAGCAAAGGAATCATCGACTGCTGGACCGCCCAGGATATAGCTCTTGAGAGAGCGGCAACTGCAAGAGAGGCCGTCAGAGTTATGGGAGACCTTGTCGAGCAGTACGGATGGAGCACTGTTGGTGGAGGCGGAGAGACAATGACTGTTGCCGACGGCGAAGAGTGCTGGATTGTTGAGTTCTACGGAAGAGATATCTGGGTTGGCGTAAGAATTCCCAGCGATCACTTCACTGTTGCTGCGAACAGAGCAAGAATTATGGAAGTCGATTTCGAAGACACTGATAACGTAATGGCTTCTCCGAACATAGTATCGTTTGCCGTGGAACAGGGCTGGTATGATCCTGACTCAGGCAAACCATTCAATGTTGCCGAGATTTACGCTCCGAACGACAACCTTTATGCGACCAGAAGAGAGTGGAGAGCATTCGACATAGTAGCTCCTTCTCTGGGACTCAGCCCACACGACTTGAGATTCCCGCTTTCCGTTAAGCCCGATGAACTTCTCACCGTACATGACATCTTTGTCATCAAGGGCGACTACTATCAGGGAACGGATTACGATCTGACAGTCGGACTGGCTGCGGGTCCTTGGGGAGATCCTCTCAGATATGCTAACACAAGCAGAACTGGAACCTGGGAACGAAGCATAAACATGCACAGAACCTGCTATGTCCACATAGGTGAGACAAACTCCGCCTATGCAGAACCATTCAAGGGAATTGCATGGTATGGCTACGGTGCGCCTGATACAACTTACATAGTTCCACTGTGGCCTATTATGAGAGAGCTTCCCAAGTTCTACGAGACCGGTAGTAGATACGAGGAGTTCAGAAGAGACTCCGGTTGGTGGGTCAACTCTTACGTTCAGCAGATGGCCGAACTTCATTACAACCTAGCAATTGAGGATATCAGGAATTACAGGGATCCCAAACTGGAAGTTCTCTACAAGGTTACACCGGAAGTTCAAAAGATTGCTACTGATATGTATGAGACAGATCCAGAAGGCGCCATAGATTTGATTTCCAATTATGCCTTTATGAACGCGGTTGCATGGCACGAAGAATGGAAACTGCTTGGAGACAGGCTTCTTGGAAACTACGCTCTTGGATATGTGAATTTCAGGTCCTCGCCATATCCCGACTGGTGGAACGAGGCAATCGGTTACGGTTTCCCAGAAAGATAA